In Raphanus sativus cultivar WK10039 chromosome 5, ASM80110v3, whole genome shotgun sequence, the following proteins share a genomic window:
- the LOC108857567 gene encoding UPF0496 protein At3g28270 codes for MSMALHEVHSANISSYKAACEQHPELKSFDASLQEGANKVLNSVNAQAETDSYSVHTSYAELYKYLLDACQAVAKFITAIEGDVWDNEDLKKIVEAYFEDTIKTLEFFNSVDKLADNASIGDLYLQRAVDLFDKESAENGGNTKNKYEKALEDLKKFENMKHDFDGDKLIAKFESVKKEQENLLEQVSDLKKKIDAAYAAAQAHSKLTNILFGVLFGVVALIGVATFAFGGEVLVTGAIAAGLALPVVAVGWAGTEVAMQKLEDTVKKQKDIAEQIGKGLEVNKDAMATIMNLVKKLLDKIESMLEIADTPDEASERDTKNELKLIKKKLGGFTDSINAVDETVAKLSKLVVESRIKVMEKIQD; via the coding sequence ATGTCAATGGCACTACACGAAGTTCACTCAGCAAACATTAGTTCCTACAAAGCTGCTTGTGAACAACACCCAGAGCTCAAATCCTTTGATGCTTCGCTTCAAGAGGGGGCTAACAAAGTGTTGAACTCGGTCAACGCTCAAGCCGAGACTGATTCTTATTCCGTACACACATCATACGCGGAGCTCTACAAGTATCTGCTTGATGCATGCCAAGCTGTGGCAAAGTTCATTACTGCTATCGAAGGCGACGTGTGGGACAACGAAGATCTAAAGAAGATAGTGGAGGCCTATTTTGAGGATACCATCAAGACTTTAGAGTTTTTCAACAGTGTTGATAAACTGGCCGACAACGCATCAATTGGCGACCTTTACCTTCAACGCGCGGTGGATCTCTTTGACAAAGAGTCGGCGGAAAATGGTGGGAATACTAAGAACAAGTATGAAAAAGCATTGGAGGACCTGAAGAAGTTTGAAAACATGAAACATGATTTTGATGGCGACAAGTTAATAGCTAAGTTTGAATCGGTCAAAAAGGAGCAGGAAAACCTTCTGGAGCAAGTGAGTGATCTGAAAAAGAAGATTGATGCGGCATATGCGGCGGCACAAGCACATAGCAAACTTACGAATATACTTTTCGGCGTGTTGTTTGGTGTTGTTGCTCTCATAGGGGTGGCTACATTTGCATTCGGGGGCGAAGTTCTGGTGACAGGTGCAATAGCTGCGGGTTTAGCGTTACCAGTCGTTGCCGTGGGATGGGCAGGGACCGAGGTTGCAATGCAGAAACTGGAGGACACTGTGAAGAAACAGAAAGATATAGCAGAACAGATTGGGAAAGGTTTGGAAGTCAACAAAGATGCGATGGCGACCATAATGAACTTAGTCAAGAAACTTTTAGATAAGATAGAGTCGATGTTGGAGATCGCGGATACTCCTGACGAGGCTAGCGAGAGAGACACGAAAAATGAACTGAAACTAATCAAGAAGAAATTGGGAGGTTTTACTGACTCAATCAACGCGGTTGACGAAACTGTCGCTAAGCTTAGCAAATTGGTCGTTGAGTCGAGAATTAAGGTTATGGAAAAGATCCAAGATTAG
- the LOC108860066 gene encoding cytochrome P450 84A1 → MESLLSQNLNHVIDPIPSALLMTISLLVVVYLISQWLKPLYPPGPKGLPVIGNMLMMNQLTHHGLAKLANRYGGLFHLRMGFRHVFAITSPDVARQVLQVQDISFSNRPVTVAINYLTYDLADMAFAPYGPFWRQMRKVCVMKVFSRKRAESWASVRKEVNNMVRSLSSNVGKPVNVGELIFTLTRNITYRAAFGAACETEQDEFIRILQEFSKLFGAFNIADFIPFLGWLDLQGINKRLVKARNDLDGFIDEVIDEHMKKRETVNGDEDTDMVDDLLAFYSEDSSTNRSKNAVKLTRENIKALVMDVMFGGTETMASGIEWALTELLRNPAELKRLQQELTEVVGLDQRVDDTHLEKLTFLKCTLKETMRLHPPIPLILHEAIEDTKLQGFSVPKGSRLMINAFAIARDPKLWADPEAFRPCRFMEPGMPDFMGTNFEFIPFGAGRRSCPGMQLGLYAMEVAVANIIHCFTWKLPDGMKPSELDMSDVMGLTAPRATRLIAVPDTRLICSV, encoded by the exons ATGGAGTCTCTATTATCACAAAATCTAAACCATGTAATAGATCCCATACCGTCAGCTCTTCTCATGACCATCTCTCTTCTAGTTGTAGTCTACCTCATCTCACAATGGCTTAAACCGCTCTACCCTCCCGGTCCCAAAGGCTTACCGGTAATTGGAAATATGCTAATGATGAACCAACTCACACACCATGGTCTAGCCAAGCTAGCCAATCGATACGGCGGCTTGTTCCATTTACGAATGGGATTTCGTCACGTGTTTGCCATCACATCACCCGACGTGGCCCGACAAGTCCTCCAAGTACAAGACATCAGCTTCTCGAACCGGCCCGTGACTGTAGCCATTAACTACTTAACCTACGATCTAGCCGACATGGCCTTCGCTCCCTACGGACCCTTTTGGAGACAGATGAGGAAAGTGTGCGTCATGAAGGTGTTTAGCCGGAAACGGGCCGAGTCATGGGCATCGGTCCGTAAAGAAGTAAACAATATGGTCCGGTCATTGTCTAGCAACGTCGGTAAGCCCGTAAACGTTGGAGAGCTCATTTTCACATTGACACGGAACATAACGTACCGAGCGGCGTTTGGTGCGGCCTGTGAGACAGAACAAGACGAGTTCATAAGGATCTTGCAAGAGTTCTCTAAGCTATTTGGAGCATTTAACATCGCGGATTTCATACCGTTCCTAGGCTGGTTGGATCTTCAAGGGATAAACAAGAGGCTTGTTAAGGCACGTAACGATCTTGACGGGTTCATCGATGAAGTTATCGATGAGCATATGAAGAAGAGGGAGACTGTAAACGGTGATGAAGATACTGATATGGTGGATGATCTACTTGCCTTTTATAGCGAGGATTCATCAACTAATCGTAGCAAGAACGCCGTAAAACTCACACGTGAGAATATCAAAGCCCTCGTCATG GATGTTATGTTTGGAGGAACGGAGACGATGGCGTCAGGTATCGAATGGGCTTTGACAGAGCTACTACGTAACCCAGCTGAACTCAAACGGCTCCAACAAGAACTGACCGAGGTCGTGGGTCTTGACCAGCGCGTGGATGATACTCACCTGGAGAAACTAACGTTCCTAAAATGCACACTCAAAGAAACCATGAGACTCCACCCACCGATCCCGCTCATCCTCCACGAGGCTATCGAGGACACAAAGCTCCAAGGCTTCTCTGTTCCCAAAGGCTCACGTCTGATGATAAACGCCTTCGCCATCGCGCGTGACCCGAAGTTGTGGGCTGACCCGGAAGCGTTTCGGCCTTGTAGGTTTATGGAACCGGGTATGCCTGATTTCATGGGGACTAACTTCGAGTTTATACCGTTCGGGGCGGGTCGGAGATCGTGTCCGGGAATGCAGCTTGGGCTTTATGCGATGGAGGTGGCTGTGGCTAACATCATTCACTGCTTCACGTGGAAGTTGCCTGACGGGATGAAACCTAGTGAGCTCGATATGAGCGACGTCATGGGTCTTACCGCTCCGAGAGCAACGCGCTTGATCGCAGTGCCTGACACGCGCCTCATATGCTCTGTTTGA